A single genomic interval of Salinarchaeum sp. IM2453 harbors:
- a CDS encoding translation initiation factor eIF-2B: MIDETAAEIEAMRTHSSSEVAIKAAEALHTLTTRDRSTVSEFKRDLEHNIGVLRRANPSHATLETALREIEDAVLDTDHTSVTGAVDALAETIDTVTERIQTAKQDAALNAVSLFSDGDTILTHDFSTTVMAAIREAAEQNISLQIYVTEARPRNLGRKTARELGKIDSVDATLIVDSAAGSYVDECDYVLTGMTCVVDDQLYNRVGTFPIAAAAAQVDTPFYVTGASTKVIESGFVFENDYRDASEVLREPAEGFSIENPSYDATPIELVNRIVTEKKIISP; encoded by the coding sequence ATGATAGATGAGACTGCCGCTGAAATCGAGGCAATGCGTACCCATAGCTCCTCTGAGGTGGCCATCAAGGCTGCTGAGGCACTCCACACGTTGACCACTCGTGACCGATCCACGGTTTCTGAGTTCAAGCGCGACCTCGAACACAATATCGGAGTGTTACGAAGAGCCAATCCGTCACATGCTACCCTTGAAACTGCCCTCCGTGAAATTGAGGATGCAGTTCTTGATACCGATCACACGTCGGTTACAGGTGCAGTCGATGCACTTGCAGAAACAATTGATACCGTAACTGAGCGTATCCAGACAGCCAAACAGGATGCTGCATTGAATGCTGTATCATTATTCTCCGATGGGGATACCATTCTTACTCATGACTTTTCTACAACAGTCATGGCAGCTATCCGGGAGGCGGCAGAGCAGAATATCTCTCTTCAGATATATGTGACAGAAGCTCGTCCCCGAAATCTTGGTCGAAAGACAGCCAGAGAGCTTGGCAAGATTGACTCTGTTGACGCTACGCTTATAGTCGATTCTGCTGCAGGCTCATACGTTGATGAATGTGATTATGTTCTTACTGGAATGACATGTGTTGTCGATGATCAGTTGTATAATCGAGTTGGCACGTTCCCAATTGCTGCCGCTGCCGCACAAGTAGATACACCGTTTTATGTAACTGGCGCTAGCACGAAAGTGATTGAATCTGGTTTCGTATTTGAAAATGACTACCGTGATGCAAGTGAAGTGCTCCGGGAGCCCGCCGAAGGATTCTCTATTGAAAACCCATCATACGATGCGACCCCAATTGAACTCGTCAACCGGATTGTCACCGAAAAGAAGATTATATCTCCATGA
- a CDS encoding MBL fold metallo-hydrolase — MRVTFLGTGSAMPAGKRMQTGIAVQQDEQSILIDCGSGVLHRLEEYGPGYEEISTVLLTHHHLDHIADLMPLCKARWLSGEEDLTIIGGEGTKTLVDNLFEAHEYMQDRLDIEVREIEAGSHEIAGFNIQARETKHSLPCFAYRIGDFFAFSGDSEPFEELGTFFDEVAVVAHDCSFPDEVEVSNHPTPETLGKMLSKSNPEIGRLYLTHLYPHTEGKHEEMLDSLQGYIDTDVRIAEDGLSIQINKDP, encoded by the coding sequence ATGCGAGTTACGTTTCTTGGGACGGGCAGTGCAATGCCGGCTGGTAAACGTATGCAGACCGGGATTGCTGTTCAACAGGACGAACAGTCGATATTAATTGACTGTGGGTCAGGGGTATTACATCGACTAGAGGAATATGGACCAGGATATGAAGAAATCTCTACAGTGTTATTAACGCATCATCATCTCGATCATATTGCTGATTTGATGCCACTATGTAAAGCTCGCTGGTTATCAGGGGAAGAAGATCTAACAATTATCGGTGGAGAGGGGACAAAGACACTCGTAGATAACCTGTTTGAAGCTCACGAATATATGCAGGATCGGCTAGATATTGAAGTAAGAGAAATTGAAGCGGGATCTCATGAAATTGCTGGGTTCAATATCCAAGCCCGAGAGACAAAGCATTCGCTTCCCTGTTTTGCGTATCGCATCGGTGATTTTTTTGCGTTCAGTGGCGATTCCGAACCCTTTGAAGAGCTGGGAACATTTTTTGACGAGGTAGCCGTTGTTGCCCATGATTGTTCTTTTCCTGATGAAGTCGAAGTTTCAAATCATCCAACGCCTGAAACGCTCGGAAAGATGCTGTCAAAGTCAAACCCGGAGATTGGAAGACTATACTTAACACATCTATACCCGCACACAGAAGGAAAACACGAAGAAATGCTAGATTCATTGCAGGGATATATCGACACAGATGTACGAATTGCTGAAGATGGACTATCAATTCAGATTAACAAGGATCCATAA